A window of Elusimicrobiota bacterium genomic DNA:
TCATGCCAAAGATGAATAAAAAAGAATCTGATTCTCTTTACGAAGGCTGGGGAACCGCTGTGAAGCGGACTATTTTATGAAAATGTATGATGTAATTATTATTGGCGGAGGAGTAGTAGGCAGTGCGATAGCGCATGAATTATCCCGCTATAAGCTGGAAATCGCGCTTTTGGAAAAAGAAACTGAGCTGGCATTTGGTGTTTCAAAATCCAACAGCGGTATAATACACCCGGGCACGCAAAACCCGCCAGGATCATTGAAGGGTAAACTTTGCGTGCGCGGAAATAAATTAACGCGCAAAATAGCGCTCGAGCTTGGTATTGATTTCAAGGAAGTGGGAGAACTAATAGTTGCATTTAGTGAAAGCGATATGGAACACCTCAAACAAATTAAATCCGACGCTGAAAAACTCGGTGTCCGCGGTTTGAAAATAGTAAACAAGGCGTGGCTTACGAAACACGAGCCCAATTTAAGCGATAAAGTTGTCAGCGCTCTATATGCGCCAACAGCGGGTATTATCAGCCCATACAGGTTTGTTTATGATTTAAGCGAGAATGCAGCCAATAACGGCGTTAAGATATTTACGGATACGGAAGTAAAAAATATAAAAACCGCAGGTAAAAACAATTTTGAACTTATTACACAAAACTCTGTTTTCAAAACCAGTTATGTAGTAAATGCGGCAGGGTTGTATGCGGACGAAGTTTCTGCAATGATTGGCATTGATGATTTTAAAATATCTCCGCGCAAAGGCGAGGAATATATACTGGATAAGAAACTTGAGCATATCAGCAATCATCTTATCTTTCCTCTGCCGGAAGAACATACCAAGGGAATACTGATTATCAAAACTGCTGACGGCAATCCCATGGTGGGGCCTACGGCAAAAGAACAGGAAGATAAAGAAGGCCATTCAACCAGCG
This region includes:
- a CDS encoding NAD(P)/FAD-dependent oxidoreductase, with protein sequence MYDVIIIGGGVVGSAIAHELSRYKLEIALLEKETELAFGVSKSNSGIIHPGTQNPPGSLKGKLCVRGNKLTRKIALELGIDFKEVGELIVAFSESDMEHLKQIKSDAEKLGVRGLKIVNKAWLTKHEPNLSDKVVSALYAPTAGIISPYRFVYDLSENAANNGVKIFTDTEVKNIKTAGKNNFELITQNSVFKTSYVVNAAGLYADEVSAMIGIDDFKISPRKGEEYILDKKLEHISNHLIFPLPEEHTKGILIIKTADGNPMVGPTAKEQEDKEGHSTSDEGIEEVFSAVKKMMPKIDKKHVITSFAGLRPIAGKDFIIRHEDKVPGFVNVAGIQSPGLTAAPAIAEMVARILKDNGLKLKKKPHFKKHRRKTTHLFALPLKKLEKLIKIDPEYGDIVCRCEMVSVKEIRDAIKRGAKTLDGVKFRTRAQAGRCHGGFCTCRIMKILSKELNIDITTVTKRGRGSEIVIGELR